ATACAAAGTAGTACAAAAGATCTTTCAGAAGAGACTGGGGTTATAAGTGGCAGGACTGATAATCTTATTTTCTATGTgcaggtattttttaaaatatagaagAATGTGCAAAAATAGTATTTCCCCATCTGAACTACTTCAACCTACTTTATCACCTTAGGACCACCTAATTGTGAGGTGAGTATGGACTCATCAATGCTAAATGCAAAATCTAAATCTTAAAGTGTACCTACTTTAAATATGTTTATAAAACCACTTCTCTCATTGCTATACACAATTCAgggtctcctcttttcctgctgcctttaacttttcctagcatgattgtcttttccagtgactcttggcttctcgtaatgtgaccaaagcacgacagcttcagcttagtcattttagcttccaaggtcagttcaggcttgatttgatctagaacccactgatttgtttttttgggcagtccagggtatccataacactctcctctaacaccacatttcaaaggaatctacttttttcctgtcagctttcttcattgtccagctttcacacccatacatagtaacagggaatacgatggcatgaattaacttgatcagtTAAATACTGTTACAAAaggcaaacttttaaaaagtttaaaatgtacCAAGTAATAGATGGCCAACTGACAACCGACAACTGATGGACTGACTTTTACACAATTCAGTTTCTTTGAATGCTGCCAAATAAAAGGATATGATGTGAAAACGGCACCATATCCTTACACTTACCAGGCTGTTGAACTTGGGAAAGACATCAGTGGTGGACTTAAAGCTTCTCCTTTTAATGCATGTACAACCTGTGATGTTTGAAGCTGAGGCTGAGTCTGTACATTTCTTGGGTCCTGAGAAGGTTTAATCCACCGGCTTGGTTCCGGCTTCATCCATTTTCCCTGGATTCCCCATCTTGCTAGGTATAGTTTGCAAATATCATAGTTCATTGAAGAGTAATATAAAAGGTCTAGTACCAGCAAGACCACAACAAAAAACCCATAGATCCACACTCCTAACAATGCACTGTAATTACTGCAAAAAGAAATAAGAAAGCAGAGGTTAATTACTATCCATTATCTTCATCAATCATTCATTTTACACACATATGCAATATCTGTCagaatatttattatttagaatcacagaattatagagttgaaagggacccccagggtcatctagtccaaccccctgcacaatgcaggaaattcacaactaccttccccccacacccccagtgacccctactccatgcccagaagatggcaaaacaaaacaaaaaccctccaagatccctcACCAATCCTGGCaggaaattgcttcttgaccccaaagtggcgattggcactaccctgggcatgcaagaaagggccacaagagccaaacactgacacaacccttcctgccctccctttcatgatctgcctaagttcacagaatcagcattgctgacagatggccatttagcctctgcttaaaaacctccaaggatggagagcccaccaccccctgaggaagcctgttccactgaggaaccgttctgacggtcagaaagttcttccgaATGTTTAGCCCAAAATGCCCATTTACTCATACTCATTTGTTTCTCCCCAATGGTCTCCCAAGCAGCTATAAATTATAAGCTTCGCTTTTGCAGGGCTACAACGTTGGGTGTTCCGGGGCCATGCATTTTGTTGATAGTGACTGACACTGCTCCGCATAGAGGCAAACGACATGATGCATTTCTTCAAGCGTTTACACTAGTTTGCCACAAGTTCCCCTCAGCCACACAGCAGTAGTGGGGaacctcttcttttaaaaaataatgatgatgagAGCCCAAACGGGCTCAGGACAGCGCCACAAGGGAGGAAGGACTCCTGAGCAGTTTTCTCATGTGAAAAtcacactaaaggtaaaggtcccctgggcaagcaccgggtcactcctttttttttttttttttttttttacatgaataAAAAAGAATACAAGAAATCAATTTAAAGTACAGAATAATAAAATGCAAAAAATTGAATTATGTTAATTGAATTAAAGAAGAAATAAACCCATATGTAATACTTTTAATACCCACCACTAGTGTATCCCCCTATATCCCTCCCTCACTGTGCAGAACTTCCGGTGAAGTGTCTTAACAGGTTAATATTACAACAGTTACTACTAAGCTTAAATTTTTTTTATATCTATAGCCCGTTCACAAAATTAGTAAGATTCgtctttgccagtttatcccaatatgtgaagGCCTTTGACCAAgattgtttaaattcttccatgtcttttccatgtagggaatctgttagtttggccatttgCACATAgaaccatagtttctctctccagtctttaattgcaGGTCTATTTACCAGCTTCCAGGATCTTGCTATTATAATTCTcgccgctgcaaaactatattggaatatgactctatcacttctGCTAATTTTCTCCCTTACAATCCCCAATAAACACAAAGCTGGATCAGGTTTTACCTtgttattaatcaaattattggtttctttaactacctttctccaaaatcttttgatctttttacaaaaccaccaagcgtGCATAAATGTTCCCCTTtcaattccacatttccaacataggtcTGTATTTCCTATTCTCATTTTTTACCATtactggtgtgatataccatctgtaaaacattttgtacatgTTCTCCCTTATTTCATTacaaattgtaaatttaaattctcttttccatagGGTTTCCCATACCTCTAagttaatattataacctaaatctctcatccattttatcatcactggtttaatcctctcttgttctaaattcatttctgttAAAATTCTATATACcttacctatcaatcctttatttcctaaatttaatattaattccaatttagatttacTTCTATTAAAACCTATACGTTTATCTTTGCTAAATATATCACTTAACTTATAATATATAAACCAATCTctaattttaagctcttctcttgaTTTAAGTTGCCAATCTTCTCTAATACAATCAATAATATCTCTATAACTACCCAAACCTAAATTAAGTTGATttcctcttttcataaatgcttcaataGGATTGAGCCAGCCTGGGGTTTTATTTTCTAAGAATCTCATATCTTTTCCAAACTTGTAATAGACTGGCCCTAATAATATGTTGATCAAAATCGCTATTTACcttatccttttcataccacaagtatgcatgccaaccaaatcttagattaaaaccttccaattctaataacTTGAAGTTTTCTAATAAGATCCACATTTTTAACCAGccaaaacaagatgcttcataatacattttcaaatctgggagCCCTAATCCCCCTGATTCTTTTagctcaattaaattattataagctatccTGTGCCTTTCATTATCCCAAACaaaattcctgacccatggggtgacgtcacatcccgacgtttcctaggaagactttgtttacagggtggtttgccagtgccttccccagtcatcttccctttacccccagcaagctgggtactcatttcaccgacctcggaaggatggaaggctgagtcaaccttgagccggctacctgaacccaacttccgttgggatcaatctcaggttgtgagcagagcttttgactgcagtactgcagcttaccactctgtgccacggggctcctcgaaAATCACACTAGGAGTTATTTAACAGATTTTGCTGGAGcaacaaaataaatgaaatagcCCCCATGTAATTTTCATATGAGAAAACTGCTTGTGGAAGGAGGCAGGATCACTCCCTCCCATGGCATTTTTCTGAACCTgtttgcgctctctctctctctctcttttaaagacGTTTCCtgtagctgctgtgtggctgcagggaatttggGCAAACTAGCATACTCACGTTTGTGTGTAGTTTGATGCCTTCCAACTGATGCCTTCAAGAGCCAGACAAAAGCAAAGCATGCTGTTGTGACAGTCCTAGGTGTACATTTGGGGAtcagttttggattttccaaggCAGAGCCAGAAGAGCTACAAGAACATAGGATTAAGAATTGGGGCGGGGGCACTAATATGCCTATCATGGACAACGATGGCCATACCTCCAAGTTTCCAAAAGGCTATTGTCTATACACAGCTTAAGACAGAAGAGGTGGCTGAAAGTTCCACCCATATCTACAAATGTAAAGTGGGAAGGACTTGTAAATATCAACTTCTAAACACCAAGCTTTACGATCAGCAGAAACATATGGTGTGGCTCTTGCTGGATAATACCGGTTTCCGATCATGTTTGAATGCTCTCCGGCATTAAAAAAATCTTCTAGCACATACAAAAATTGTTATGGCCTGGGTCGCTTCTATGTTATCCTAGATGCACCACTGTCCAGAATACCACACAGATTACAGTTGGATGCTACAAATTATGCTTGAAacagggggggaaaagaaagcattttatattttacttttattACGCCAATAAATAGGGAAATTAAGAGGAACAAATCTATTCGGAGATTGTTTTATTTTCATCAAAGGGATTTCCCGTCTTTAGAGTATGATGACTTGGTTATCCTCCCTAGCACCAGCTGcttatttata
Above is a genomic segment from Euleptes europaea isolate rEulEur1 chromosome 17, rEulEur1.hap1, whole genome shotgun sequence containing:
- the SHISAL1 gene encoding protein shisa-like-1 isoform X2, yielding MTSCGLQSLNTLMVVFSVLLPTALSAHFRVCEPYTDYKGREHFGFHCPRLSDNKSYIFCCHHNNTVFKYCCNETEFQTVMQMNLTGNADGYMHNNYSALLGVWIYGFFVVVLLVLDLLYYSSMNYDICKLYLARWGIQGKWMKPEPSRWIKPSQDPRNVQTQPQLQTSQVVHALKGEALSPPLMSFPSSTA